The Deltaproteobacteria bacterium sequence CCTCCTCACTGAACTTGAGCTGTTTCGCCATCGTAACGTTCCTCCTTTTTTCGTCCCGTCAATGGGTGATTGTTATTTTTCGAGTACGGCGAGGATGTCGTCCTCGCGAAGGATCAGGTGCTCCTCGCCATCGACCTTGATTTCCGTTCCGGAATACTTTCCGAAAAGGATGCGGTCGCCCTTCTTCACTTCGGGGGTCACCCGGGTTCCGTTGTCGGTCACCTTGCCGGGACCTACGGCGATGACCAGCCCTTCCTGAGGCTTTTCCTTTGCGCTGTCGGGGATGATGATTCCGCCCTTGGTCTTCGTTTCCTCTTCCACACGCTTGATCAGGATTCTGTCCTGCAACGGCTTCACCTTCATGGTGCCTCCTCCTGCGGATGTTTATGGAGTGTCGGCCTTTCGGCTGTTAGCACTCGCCAGGGTTGAGTGCTAACAACGATAATAATCAACGCGGCGAAAGGATGTCAAGGGGGTAATGGAAAAACGGAAAAGACGGCGGACTTGCGCGGAAATGCGGTAAACCCGCATTTTTCACCATTTAAAGCTTCCTGCGGGCGATCTCCTCCTCGAAATACTTCCGGTAAAGGATCTCCCATTCCCGTCCGCCTTCCGGGACCTTCCTGGAAAGGCTTGCGATTTTCCGCCTGACGAAGGTGTCCACGTCGTCCTCCGCCCGGACGTATGCCTGCAGGGCGGCCTTAGCCTCGCGCAGAGCCATCCCCTCGTCGGGGAAATCGGCAAGATCGTCCTTGTACAGCCTGTCGATCACAAGGCGCGAAAGGTGGGATATGCGGTCTTCCGTCAGCCGCAACGCGTATCTCCATGGACGGAAGGAGCGATCAAAGGACGATCCCCCGTTCCTTCGCGAGTCGTTCCTTTATCTTCTGGAACATCAGGTGGGCGCTTGCCTGCGATTGGACCAGCTCCCGGGAATGCTTCTCCAGCAGCGCCTCGACCTCCCTGTCGAGCGCTTCCTCCCGCTGGAAGTCCTTCGTTATCTCACCGATCATTTTCGCCAGCAGGACGTCGTCGGCGGCTTTCGGCCGGAACAGCCGCTTCTCCTTCCAGCGGGAAAGGATCACACGGCAGATGCTCCGAATCTGTTCCTCGCGGACCTTCAACCGCTCCTCCTGCTATAGCCCGCATTTCTTACCGGGCCTGGCGGATACCCACCTTCTGAAATCATCGCCGATGATCCCCCGCCGACGATATCTTTCCATCGAAACGGCGCAGGGGCAATCCCTTTTCCGGCCGGCGAGCGAACATGCCGCCGCCAGCGCCAGCGCCGGGATGGCGTTTTTCGCCCGCTCCACGCGCTCGGCCGCTTTTTCGGGGAGCATCCCCTCGAAAAGTTTCCCGCTGCGGTACGGCAATGATTTTACTCCCTCCGCGTAGTTCGTCAGGTAGCCGAGCGGCGCGTAGCAGATCTCCAACTCCCGCGCGAGGAACGCCTCCGGGCACAGGGTCATCCCCACCATGTCCGCCCCGGCGGTTCCCAGGAAGCGGATCTCGGCAGGCGTCTCGAGACGCGGCCCCTCAGTGCATGCGTATGTTCCCGCGGCATGCAGCCGGATCCCGGCCTTTTCGTTTTTCCACGCTTCCCGAAGCGCACCGCGGAGCGTTTCGCAAAATACCGGGAATTGGCGGATGAACCCGATCCCCAGCCCTTCGAAGAAGGTGGAGGGGCGGTTCCGGGTGAAATCGAGCAGATCGTCGGGAAGGACGAGATCGCCGGGACGATATTTCGCGGAGAGGATTCCCGGTCCCGTCCATGCGAAGATACGCTCGACGCCGAGCGATTTCGCCGCGTAGATATTCGCCCGGTAATTGACGTACGGCGCGGTTTTTTCGTACCCCCGTTCCCCGTGCCGGGAGAGAAAGAGAAAACGGAAGCCGTCTTTTTCGCATTTATGGATTGGGTTGGAGATGCCGAAAGGGGTTCGCACGCTGCGGACGGAAAGACGGCGCCCAAGCGTCCCTTCCGGGAGCGCATAAGCCCCGGATCCCCCCAGAAGGAGGACCCGGGGCGGATCGTGCGGATCGAGGCTTCTCAGAACGATACCCGTACCCCCATACCCAGGGACCATCCGCTCGTATCGACATCTATCCCGCTGAACTTGGGTTCGACGAAGTGATATTTCCCTTCGAAGTTCAATGCGACACGCGGATTTAGCCATGCATCCACGCCCAGCGAGAAATAAGCGCCGACGGTCGTGTCGGAATCGTCGATCCCCGGCTCTTTCAGGTCCGCGAAGTACATGCCGAGCCCCGCGCCGGCGTACGGCTCGAGCACCGGATGGGGCAGGATCAACCGAAGGCCGAACGTCAGCGGAACCACGCTGACCTCATCCGAGCCCCTCTCGGCTTCGAATCTTCCCAAGGCGCCTTCGATCGCAAGGTTCGGCGATACGCGGGACCCGATGCCGAGGTCGAAGCTGCTGCCCGTGTCGTACCCGCCCAGGCCGCCGCCAGTAGTTGTAGGCGCGTCGTCATTGGGCTCGAAGAAGCCCCCGTGCACGAAGAAGTAGGGCTGGCCGTACACGGCGTGCGTGGGAGGAGGAGCGCCCGCTCCCCGCGGCGGCGGGGGGCCCCCGTTCCGATACCGCTCAGGCCGTTCGTACCTGTCCGCCGCCTGCGCCGTGGCCGCAAGCGCCGCAAAAAAGATAACTGCCAGGATCCCTGCCGCGATTTTCTTCATCGCCCTTCTCCTTTTCTGCCGATGATAAATGCGCGGGCACGAGGCAACATTCAGGATAACCCCCGTCCCGATGGAAATAAAGTGTCCGTTTGCCTATAATGGATGCCTTCCCGGGGCTTACAACAATACGTCCATCGAAAGGGAGATATTCATGATCATCGTCATGGAGGCCAGGGCCTCCAAAACGGAAATCCGCTCCGTCCTCGAAAAAATCAAGGAATTGGGGTACACGCCCCACACGATCCACGGGAAAACGCGGAAGGTCATCGGCGCCATCGGCGACGAGCGCGGGAAGATCGTCCTGCAATCCCTCGAATCTCTACCGGGCGTAGAGCGTGTCGTTCCCATCCTCAAGCCGTACAAGCTCGCAAGCCGCGAGGTCAAGCCCGAACGCACCACGATCAAGATAGCGCCCGGAGTTACGGTCGGCGACCGCCAGCTCCTCGTCATCGCGGGCCCCTGCTCCGTGGAGAGCGAACAGCAGATGGTGGACACGGCGCGGGCGGTGAAAGCCGCCGGGGCGCATGTGTTGCGCGGAGGGGCGTTCAAACCCCGCACCTCCCCCTATGCGTTCCAGGGGCTTGCCGAGAAGGGCCTGAAGATCCTCCGCGCCGCGGGGGACAAGGCGGGTATGCCCGTGGTGACCGAGGTCATGAACCCGATCGACGTCGAGCTGGTCGCCGA is a genomic window containing:
- the groES gene encoding co-chaperone GroES, which gives rise to MKVKPLQDRILIKRVEEETKTKGGIIIPDSAKEKPQEGLVIAVGPGKVTDNGTRVTPEVKKGDRILFGKYSGTEIKVDGEEHLILREDDILAVLEK
- a CDS encoding DUF507 family protein, whose product is MRLTEDRISHLSRLVIDRLYKDDLADFPDEGMALREAKAALQAYVRAEDDVDTFVRRKIASLSRKVPEGGREWEILYRKYFEEEIARRKL
- a CDS encoding DUF507 family protein, with translation MKVREEQIRSICRVILSRWKEKRLFRPKAADDVLLAKMIGEITKDFQREEALDREVEALLEKHSRELVQSQASAHLMFQKIKERLAKERGIVL
- a CDS encoding MTAP family purine nucleoside phosphorylase, with product MVPGYGGTGIVLRSLDPHDPPRVLLLGGSGAYALPEGTLGRRLSVRSVRTPFGISNPIHKCEKDGFRFLFLSRHGERGYEKTAPYVNYRANIYAAKSLGVERIFAWTGPGILSAKYRPGDLVLPDDLLDFTRNRPSTFFEGLGIGFIRQFPVFCETLRGALREAWKNEKAGIRLHAAGTYACTEGPRLETPAEIRFLGTAGADMVGMTLCPEAFLARELEICYAPLGYLTNYAEGVKSLPYRSGKLFEGMLPEKAAERVERAKNAIPALALAAACSLAGRKRDCPCAVSMERYRRRGIIGDDFRRWVSARPGKKCGL
- a CDS encoding porin family protein, translating into MKKIAAGILAVIFFAALAATAQAADRYERPERYRNGGPPPPRGAGAPPPTHAVYGQPYFFVHGGFFEPNDDAPTTTGGGLGGYDTGSSFDLGIGSRVSPNLAIEGALGRFEAERGSDEVSVVPLTFGLRLILPHPVLEPYAGAGLGMYFADLKEPGIDDSDTTVGAYFSLGVDAWLNPRVALNFEGKYHFVEPKFSGIDVDTSGWSLGMGVRVSF
- the aroF gene encoding 3-deoxy-7-phosphoheptulonate synthase produces the protein MIIVMEARASKTEIRSVLEKIKELGYTPHTIHGKTRKVIGAIGDERGKIVLQSLESLPGVERVVPILKPYKLASREVKPERTTIKIAPGVTVGDRQLLVIAGPCSVESEQQMVDTARAVKAAGAHVLRGGAFKPRTSPYAFQGLAEKGLKILRAAGDKAGMPVVTEVMNPIDVELVADYSDILQVGARNVQNFALLKRIGKSKRPILLKRGMMTTITEFLMSAEYCMSEGSRQVILCERGIRTFEDATRNTLDLSAIPVLRERTHLPVIVDPSHGTGHAAYVPPMSCAAVAAGADGLMIEVHPKPEKALSDGPQSLTFEKFREMMEALAGFISAAGRTI